The following is a genomic window from Candidatus Obscuribacter sp..
TCCGGCGTCCAGTTAATAACCTCGGCGGTGCTGACACCACCCAGGCTCTTCAGCTGCGAACGGATCAGGGCACGAGCCACGATGGGAGCGACAGCCTGGATGTCCTTGACCGGGATTTGAATGACCGGGTGGTCCTTCTTGCCCTCGGTGGAACGCCAGGTGATGTACTCCGGGATGTTGCCGAAGCCGACACCCTGGTCAGCCAGCGCACGGCACTGCGTCGCTTCCTTGTTGAAGCCGATTTCGTCCAGAGCCGCTGCCACGATGTGCGCACGGATGTAGTCCGGCGGATGCGGCAGGAAGGTGAGCGAGACCTGGCCGTTGCCGACCTGAGCAAGCTCGTAGTTGGACTCGGTGCGGAGCAGCTTGGGCGTGTTGAACACACCGCGGCGCTTGCTGTTGAAAGCGCTGAAGGTGGACAGCATGTTGAACAGGTAGGCCGGGCCACCGAGCAGCACGCCGCCCGAAATGTCCGCGTCCACCTCGCCGATGGTGTCGACCATCAGCTTGACGAGCAGATTGGCCGTCGGCACAGACTGACGACCGATTTTGATGGCAGCCTTGGAGAGCTTCAGCTCACCGGACTGCTCGGCATCCAGGATGCTTTTGGCCACGACAGCGCTGAGCTCGTCGGCGAGACCTTCCACGTCGTGGAAGATGTCGTGACGGAACTCATGCATGTACAGGATGAGCATCAGGGTGATGAAGTTGCGCTCGTCGTGCGGCACTTCGATGGCATGGGCGCCGATAGGACCACGGGTGCCAGGCAGGGTAGCCGGACCTTCACCGCTGAAGCGCGCCACATAGAGGTTGCCGATGCCGTACACCTTGGTGTTGAGGCGGGTCTTGAGCTCAGCGGTGAGCGAGCTGGTCGGGTCGTTGCCATCGAACAGGTAGTGAGCCTGCTCGACGGAGAAGACCACGGCGTCCAGCTCGTGATACTTGCCGCTGCGCTGCTGACCGAAGGCATCCGTCCAGATGCGCAGCACGTTGATGATTGGCGTCAGCTCTTCGTCCAGCACCTGGATGGCAGCCTCGAGGAGGCGACCATCACCGGCACCGGGATTCTGAGCACGCAGACCGTCGAGGGTGCGCGGCAGGGCAGCCAGGTAGACACGGCGCAGCTTCATCAGCTGACCGTCCAGGCTGTCGATAGCCGGCAGGTACTTGGGGTCCATGTTTTCACGGGCCCAGCTCACCTTGTCCGACTGCTCGTCGAAGCGCTCGGCTACGATGGCGTCGTACTTGCCGTCTTCGAGCAGCTCACGCAGACCGCCAGCGGCGACCAGCAGAGTGCCGTCGACATCGGCTTCACGAGCCTTTTCGAGCTGCGGAATGATCGAGGCGGGCTTGGGGACTTTGCCGCCAGGCAGACCGGGGATGAAGCTGTGATCCAGGTCTGGGCCACGCTTGTGGGAGGAGGCACAGCCGTGGCCGGTGCTCTTACCTCCGCCGATAAAATCTTCCGCGTCGTCCTCGTCCGCCGGAGCGGTCGTGGTGTCGCCGGTCTTGGCCCTGCGAGCAGCTTCAGCGGCCGCGCGAGCGATCGCCTGATTGTGCTTGTGACGAGCCAGAGCGCGCACAACGAGGTTTTCCTCGTTGGGGAAAGGGAAGTTTTCTGCACCATAGCCAGGGCAGATCACGACGTGAGGACGGCAGCCGCCCTTGTGGCCGTGAGGACGACGGTCTTCACCGTTGTCACCAGATTCGCCGAGATTGAGAACAATCATCGGGGTTGCAGCAGTATTCTTTGCCATAGTTTTTATTACTCCAGATTGATTGGAAGCAGCACAACAGCCACCCGAGCTGCGCCCGGGTGGTGTTGAGAGCTTTGAACTGAGCCGCTTAGCGGTAGTAGTGCTCGGACTTGAACACGTCGACTTCGCAGGCAGCCATGCAAGCCGCGAGTGCGACCTTGAGCTGCTGCGCTTCGGCGGCAGTGAGCACGCCGGCGGTGGCAGCGTTGTCGGCCATCGAGTTGTCGATCACGCCGCGCGGCAGAGTCTTGCTCTTCTGCGCTGCGACGACCTTGTCGGCCAGGGGCTGCGTCTCGGTCTTGAGACGGAAAGCCTTGATCAGCCGACCGAGAGCAGGCTTGTCCTCGGCAGGGATGTGGACACCATCTGCCAGGCGCAAGAACTGCTCGTTGTAGGTCTGAATCGTGCCAGCTGCCTTGTGCGAGTGACGATCGCTCGTCCCCACCGACAGCGGATTGATGCGCAGACCGAAGAGACCGATGGTGCGCATGTACAGACCCACGACCGGCACGCTGAAGTTGGCGTAGATGCCTTCGTAGGCCTTCTGCACCTCGTTCAAAGCGAACTCGACCGACGCCTGCACCAGCGGCAGATCCTCGGGACGGCGACCTTCCGCCTCGAAGCGACGCAGTGCCGCGCAGCCCAGGGTGATCCAGGCAAACGCATCGGCATAGCGACCGTTGAGACGACCGGCCTTCTTGAGATTGCCGCCGACAAGCAGCAGTCCCATGTCAGACAGGAGACCAAATCTTGCGGCGGCCCAGCCGAGACGCCGGTAGTAGGTCTTGGTGGCGGGATGCACATCGGGCACGCTGATCAGACGACCACGCGTGACGCTGTGCACGCCCGTGCGGACGATACCAGCCACGACGTGACCGGCCCAGCCGAAGAGCGTGTTGCGGAACTTCTTGGGGTCGTTCTGCTCGACGGCTTCGACCATCCGCTGGGAGTAGGGATGGCAGCGCACCGCACCCTGACCGTTGACCAGGAAGGTCCGGGTCATGATGTTGGCGCCTTCCACCGTGATGCCCACCGGGATGGACTGGTAGAGCAGACCCAGGATGTTGTTGGGACCCTGCATCACGCCAGCGCCGCTGAAGACATCCATGCCGTCGCCGACGACGCGTGCCGACCAGTCGGTGCTGTATGCCTTGAGCATGCCAGAGGTGACCGGGGGCTTGATGTCGTTGTCGATGGCGGTGCACAGGAACACACGCGACGCCTCGAAGACGTAGGTGAGAGCGGCCATGCGAGCGACGCGCTCTTCGACACCTTCCATCTTGCCAATGGGCAGACCAAACTGGCTGCGCACCATGGAGTAGGCACCGGTGGCCGTGGTGGCCATCTTCATGCCGCCGATGGCACCGGCAGGCAGCGAGATGCCGCGACCGCCAGCGAGCTGTTCCATCAGCATGCGCCAGCCGCGACCGGCACAGTCCTTGCCGCCGATGATGTTGTCGATGCTGACGACCACATCGCGACCGATCAGAGGACCGTTCTCGAAGCCACCGCCGATGGGCATGTGGTGGTCACCGTTGTAGAAGCCCGGCGTGCCTTGATGCACCAGGATGGTGGTGATGCCGACGTCCTCGCCCTGACCCAGGATGTTGTCCGGGTCGATGACCTTGCAGGCCACGGTGGCGATGTTGGCGATCGAGCCGAGCGTCATGTAGCGCTTCTCGAAGTTGCAGCGCAACATGATGGCGCCATCCGCGTCGCGGAAGACATGAGCGGTGGCCTTGATGCTCTCGGCGTCACTGCCGGCGGTGATTTCGGTGAGACCGAAGCAGGGCACATAGGTGCCGTCGGCCAGCTTGGGCAGATAGTGGGCCTTCTGCTCCGGCGTGCCGTAGTGCATGAGCAGCTCGGCGGCGCTCAGGCTGTTGGCGATGATCACCACCGTAGCCACCTGGCTGCAGTGGGGCATGAGCACGCCCATGATGGTGGAGATGGCCAGGCGCGAAAAGCCCATGCCGCCCCATTCCTTGGGGATCATCAGACCCATGAAGCCCTTGGCCTTGAGGTATGCCATGGCGTCATCGGGGATGCGGCGGGTCAGGTAGGCCTGCCACGGATCGACCATGGCACACAGCTCCTGGCAGGGTCCATCGAGGAACGCCTGCTCTTCGGCGGAGAGCTTGCCGTAGGGCTGCTTGAGCAATTCGCCGAAGCGCATCTTGCCGCTGAAAATGTCGCCGTCGATCCAGACGTCACCGGCTTCGAGAGCCTGACGCTCGGTCTTGGAGATGACGGGCAACAGCTTGTACCGACGCATCAGGTTCATTGCAAACTTTGATGGGGACATAAGAGTTTTCCTTTAGTGGTTTGTCCGCTGCGGCATTTTGTGCCGAGCAAACAGTTGAAAAATCCGCGTGAGCGGACCAGACAGGATTAAGTAACGAGCAATGAGCTCACAGAAGTAAGCCAGGAGCGGTCAGACCGTCCTGGCTTACAAACTCCTGGATAGAGGCTGTCAGCTCACACCGACAGCCTCTGGCAGTCGCTTAGAACGCGACGCCGACCGCGGTCCAGGCAGCCTTGAGAGACGCGACGTGCTGCGGGCACATCTTGTTGGCGTTCTCGATGGTCTTCTTGGCCCAGGTGGTGAAGTCGCAGTTGGGACCGACGTGACCGACACCGCAGTTGGTCTCGTACCACACGCCCAGCGGGATCTCCCAGGCATTGCCGCCGACGGCACGTGCCCAGGTGGCGAAGGCCTTGTTGGGGATACCCGAGTTGATGTGGACGCCGCCGTTGTCACCAGAGCCCCGGTAGAGCTTGCTGTAGTGATCCGGCTGCGGGTCCTTGCCCAGGTTGGCGGGATCGTTGTACGCCGTGCCCGGGTTGAGCATGGAGCGCAGAGCGACGCCCTTGACCTTGGCAGTGAAGATGCCGGGGCCGACCAGCCAGGAGTCCTTGTCGGCGGTGAGCTTGAAGTACCACTGGCGGAAGCAGACGCCAAAGACGTCCGAGAAGCTCTCGTTGAGAGCGCCGGATTCGCCATAGTAGTCGAGGCCAGAGGTCAGCTCGCAGAGGGCGTGCGCCATCTCGTGTCCGATGACGTCGATCAGGACGAACAGCGCAAAGACGACACCGTCGCCGTCGCCGTAGGTCATGGTCAGGTTGGACATGAAGGCGTTGTTGTAGTTCTTGCCGAAGTGCACGGTGCCGACCAGGTCGTGACCGGCGTTGTCCAGCGAGTTGAGACCGAAACGCTGCTTGAGGAATTCGCGGAACATCCGCTGGAATTCGTAGGCGTCGTTGACGATCTTGTCCGAAACCGCCGGTTCGCCTTCGAAGCGAGCCTTGGTGCCGGGACGACGCTGGGTGTTCTTGGCGTCGTAAATGAGGACGTCACCCTTGCCCGAGCCCAGCTTCTTCTTCTTCTTGAGAGCGAGCTTGTTGGCGGCGTTGGCGATCTTCTGGGTGGTGATGATGGTCTGGAGGAGCGTGGTCAGCTCCGGATGGCGCTGGGCGATATCGTGCAGGAGGAACGAGGGCACGACACCGTCAAAGATTCTCTTGGTCATGATTGTTTTTCTCGGAAAACCGAGTCCTTTCAGTAATTCGCAGTGGTCTGAGTCGGATGACAGCAGTTAGGGCTGCGAGGGTTGATAGATGTGGATGGATGAAGTGGCGTTCAGCTCAAAGCAGCACAAAACAAGTCACAGACAAGTTCGATGCAACTTCAAAATTTGTCCCGACCAAATCCCTACCAGCGATGTCTACTCAGCGCGCACCGCGCGTGGTATCAAAGGCTGGAGATAGAAGCTGTCTTTTAAGAAAGAGAGATATCTTGGGGTTATTGGGTGGAAGAACTAAACGTGACTAGACACTATGCAATCTTGAGATCTGAATACAAGAGCAACCTGGTGATCATCTCTATAGCTTAGATATATTCAAGATCTGGTTGCCAAGCGGCACTATTGGCGAGGTTTGCGTTAGCTGCACGAGCAGAGATCAAGTTGTAAAATGCGTAGAATTTCATTCGTCGCTATTGTCACTTTTGGGCATCTTAAAACTATGGATCGCTGATTTTTGATCTGTCGCTTTGATTTTTGCTCCAGTCTGCCGCAAATTAAAGACTGTCTGTTGAATACACTTTTAGTCTGGCTTGCTGTGTCACTTTTACGCAGGCCACAGGTATCTTTGCAGTAGTTTTTTGGGTAGCCAAAGTGGACGGCAGCAAATCACCTAGCGCGAGCGCGTACTCTTACTAAATGAGAGTGAGATCATGCCTTGTTCAATACTCTAATTTTTCTAATAGCTCAAGTCATTGATTATCAAGAGGTAAGCAGTCTATGGTGAGATCAGGTTTCTTATTTAATTCATTTGGCAAGCAGGTTTAATCGCTCACAGCACTACGCGCGCGATGGCTATAAATTCTTGTGACATTAGCTTGTCGAATCCCAGGCCATTTCATTATCTGAGTTTCATTTTCTGCCAAAATCTTTGTCGCGCGTAGGGTCATCCCTCGCCTGCTAGCTCTGCTGGCAAGTACATGGCAAAAATGAAGGTCAATAATCAAAATGCTGAGCAATATTGAAAATGAGTCCGCAACTGCAGTTGCTAATCAGGATTTTCGCCTGCCCAAGTCTGTAGTACCGAGCCACTACACCCTGCATCTCTCACCCGACCTCGTCAAGTTTGTCTTTGATGGTCAGGTGACTATCGATGTCGACATCCTTGAGTCCACCGACACCATCAAGCTCAACGCTAAGGACCTGGACATCGCCAGCTTTAGCGCTACATCCATCGGGGCAGATAGCCAAAAGCTCCAGGGTAAAGTGAGTGTCTGCTCAGACAAAGAAATTGCCACTATTAAATTTGAAAAGTTTTTGGCACCGGGCAAATACAGCCTGGAGTCGACCTTTACTGGCACACTCAACGACAAACTCAAAGGTTTTTATCGCTCGGTCTGGACCGACGAAAAAGGCGGCAAACACCCCATTGCCACCACTCAGTTTGAGTCCACCGATGCTAGACGTGCTTTTCCTTGCTTTGATGAGCCAGAGTTCAAAGCTACTTTTGATGTGCAATTGACTGTGCCTGAGGACCTTACCGCTCTTTCCAACGGCGCCATCATCAAAACCGAAAGCGGACAACGGCAAAAAGACCGTCACTTATGAGCGCACCATGAAGATGTCCACCTATCTCGTGTGCTTCTGTGTCGGTGAATTTGTCTCCAGCGCTCCAGTCAATGTAAACGGCATCGAAGTGCGCATCTGGAGCATACCGGGCAAAGAAAAACTAACCGATTTTGCTCAGGCTTGCTCATCGTTTGCCATTGATTTTTACGAGAAATATTTTGAAATCCCCTATCCGGGCGGCAAGAAAATCGACCACATCGCGATACCGGATTTTGCTTCTGGCGCAATGGAAAACCTCGGTCTGATTACTTACCGCGAAACAGCTCTTTTGCTCGATGACAAAAACGCCACTCACGCAGAGCGCAAGCGCGTCGCCGAAGTGGTTATGCATGAGCTGGCTCACATGTGGTTTGGCGACCTGGTCACCATGAGCTGGTGGAATGGTCTGTGGTTAAACGAGAGTTTTGCCACCTTTATGGAAAACCTTTGCCTCCACAATTGGAAGCCCGAATGGGAAATCTGGAATGACTTCGGTCTTTCGCGTGCCGCTGCCTCTAGAGTAGATGCTCTCAAGAGCACTCACCCTATCGAATGCGCAGTCAATCACCCGGATGAAGCTGCTGAGATGTTTGACGTAATCAGCTACGAAAAAGGCTGCTCGGTGCTTTACCAAATCCACGAATATGTGGGTGGTGAGACATTTAGACGCGGTATTGCTGCTTATCTCAAACGTCATAGCTACAAAAACACCGAGACTCACGATCTCTGGGATGCCCTGGAAGAAGCCTGTCAGGCTGCCACTGGTGATGCTGGTAAAAAAGCTGACCCATCGGCTGCAGCAGTGCCGGTGCCAGTGCGCATGATTATGGACAAGTGGGTTTTTACTTCCGGTCACCCGGTTGTTGCTGTCAAAGGTGACATCGGCAAATCTGGCAGTGTGATTGAGCTTTCGCAAAAGCCATTTAAGTTTTTGTCGACTGACGAAAAGACCCTCTGGCCTATCCCTCTTACAGTCAAAGCCAAACTCCAGTCTGGTCAGATTGTAGAGCGCAGAATGCTCATGGATGGTGCTACCCATAGTATCAACTGTGACAAGGACCTGGGCGGCGCTATCGACTGGGTAGTGGTTAACGCTGGAGGATCTGGTTTTTACCGGGTCACTTATAGCAAAGAGTTAGCCAGCGCTCTGACTAAAGATGCTCAAAAAAATCTCACCGCTATTGAGCGTTTCAATCTGCTCAATGATGCCTGGGCATGTGTGAGAGCTGGCATGCTTTCGGCTCAAGATTATCTCCATATGGTGCGTAGTTTTGTTAGCGAGACAGACCCCAACGTCTGGGCTATCATCACTGCCTCGCTTGGTCACCTGCATGGACTCACTGCCATCGGTAGTCAGCCACGCAAAGAGCTAGCCGCCATGATCCGTGAGCTGG
Proteins encoded in this region:
- a CDS encoding acyl-CoA dehydrogenase, coding for MNLMRRYKLLPVISKTERQALEAGDVWIDGDIFSGKMRFGELLKQPYGKLSAEEQAFLDGPCQELCAMVDPWQAYLTRRIPDDAMAYLKAKGFMGLMIPKEWGGMGFSRLAISTIMGVLMPHCSQVATVVIIANSLSAAELLMHYGTPEQKAHYLPKLADGTYVPCFGLTEITAGSDAESIKATAHVFRDADGAIMLRCNFEKRYMTLGSIANIATVACKVIDPDNILGQGEDVGITTILVHQGTPGFYNGDHHMPIGGGFENGPLIGRDVVVSIDNIIGGKDCAGRGWRMLMEQLAGGRGISLPAGAIGGMKMATTATGAYSMVRSQFGLPIGKMEGVEERVARMAALTYVFEASRVFLCTAIDNDIKPPVTSGMLKAYSTDWSARVVGDGMDVFSGAGVMQGPNNILGLLYQSIPVGITVEGANIMTRTFLVNGQGAVRCHPYSQRMVEAVEQNDPKKFRNTLFGWAGHVVAGIVRTGVHSVTRGRLISVPDVHPATKTYYRRLGWAAARFGLLSDMGLLLVGGNLKKAGRLNGRYADAFAWITLGCAALRRFEAEGRRPEDLPLVQASVEFALNEVQKAYEGIYANFSVPVVGLYMRTIGLFGLRINPLSVGTSDRHSHKAAGTIQTYNEQFLRLADGVHIPAEDKPALGRLIKAFRLKTETQPLADKVVAAQKSKTLPRGVIDNSMADNAATAGVLTAAEAQQLKVALAACMAACEVDVFKSEHYYR
- a CDS encoding M4 family metallopeptidase, translated to MTKRIFDGVVPSFLLHDIAQRHPELTTLLQTIITTQKIANAANKLALKKKKKLGSGKGDVLIYDAKNTQRRPGTKARFEGEPAVSDKIVNDAYEFQRMFREFLKQRFGLNSLDNAGHDLVGTVHFGKNYNNAFMSNLTMTYGDGDGVVFALFVLIDVIGHEMAHALCELTSGLDYYGESGALNESFSDVFGVCFRQWYFKLTADKDSWLVGPGIFTAKVKGVALRSMLNPGTAYNDPANLGKDPQPDHYSKLYRGSGDNGGVHINSGIPNKAFATWARAVGGNAWEIPLGVWYETNCGVGHVGPNCDFTTWAKKTIENANKMCPQHVASLKAAWTAVGVAF
- a CDS encoding M1 family metallopeptidase, whose translation is MKMSTYLVCFCVGEFVSSAPVNVNGIEVRIWSIPGKEKLTDFAQACSSFAIDFYEKYFEIPYPGGKKIDHIAIPDFASGAMENLGLITYRETALLLDDKNATHAERKRVAEVVMHELAHMWFGDLVTMSWWNGLWLNESFATFMENLCLHNWKPEWEIWNDFGLSRAAASRVDALKSTHPIECAVNHPDEAAEMFDVISYEKGCSVLYQIHEYVGGETFRRGIAAYLKRHSYKNTETHDLWDALEEACQAATGDAGKKADPSAAAVPVPVRMIMDKWVFTSGHPVVAVKGDIGKSGSVIELSQKPFKFLSTDEKTLWPIPLTVKAKLQSGQIVERRMLMDGATHSINCDKDLGGAIDWVVVNAGGSGFYRVTYSKELASALTKDAQKNLTAIERFNLLNDAWACVRAGMLSAQDYLHMVRSFVSETDPNVWAIITASLGHLHGLTAIGSQPRKELAAMIRELVKPTADRLGLAPKSADESVQVKQLRGSLIGVLGTIGDDAQTIKDGQEMFDKWKADRQSIDTNVVPAAVSITAYHGDEKRYEEFSKLSKEATAPQEVQRFLFSLARFRKHDLLEKTIQSCMTEAVRTQDAPYLFAALLGNEEAGSDAWQFLKRNWQDMIARYPENGVVRMVGAVSALDKAELAKDVTEFFAKNPVKSGDMAVAQALEQLSINVQLREREADNLSKVAQAALAQAKG